The window tactttccTGTCCACGGCGCTAATtactctgctgttacttctggcCCGATCATTAAGCTAATGCGTATTCACTGCACCCACTGCGGACCCAGAAGTAactgcagcgctggatacaggtaagaACAGCAGCCCATGCGGTCTGTGTACTATCTGGATGTTGCTTGGTTAGCACAGGAACTGCACATGGAACACACATAGGCGCCTCCACCACGGACCGTGCAAATGTTTGTCTTTTGCATGTATGTGTAAAggaggcctaaggctgctttcacaccttcggtttttcctgtgcggcacaatccggcactttgcaggaaaaaacgcaaccgttttttttgttgttttttttttgctgccggttgcatttttcctgcatagactttaattagtgccgcattgtgccgcatgggtttgtgttccgtccgttttttgcctcatgcggcagatttagccgatgcggcggccggatggaacgttgcctggcacgtttttttgtgcagcaaaaaaCCCCCGCatccggcacatttttcaatgcatgcctatggacgccggatgcggcgcgatgcggcaaaaaaacgcatccggccgccgcatgtggtttttgccactgcgcatgctcagtagcctgccgcaagcggcaaaaaatggacgggccgcatttaaaaaacttatgcaaaggatgcggctttttcgccgcatctgttgcataggttttagagccggactgcccagctctgcacctaccggatgtgtgaaagcagcctaacccagcATGATTGCACATGTTctacttaggctggccacaataaaaggccactctaaaatgtgcagattTACTTTGTTTGCTAGTCAGTATCCGGTGAGACCACCacttgccatctgccctgtacagcgaAAATCGGCATTCATCTGTGAAGAGAACCCCTCTAGTAAGCCAGACGCCatagaatgtgagcatttgcccactcaggtCGGTTACGACTAACTGCGATCAAGTGTAGACCcagacgagcagcagatgagcttcattTTGATGATTTCTGGCAGTTTGTGTAAGAAAATCTTTGGTTTTGCACCGATTTGTTGCAGCCGCTGTCCAGGTGGCCGGTCTCAGactatcttggaggtgaagatgctggatgtggaggtcctgggccggtgtggttacacgtggtctgtggttgAGGCCAGTTAgatgttctgccaaattctcttAAAACGCCTTTTGGAGACggattattgtaaaaaaaaaagtcaattcacgggcaacagctctggtggccattcctgcagtcagcatgccaactacacgctccctcaaaacttgacatctctggcattgtgctgtgtgataaaacggcacattttagagtggccttttattgtggccagcctaaggtacacctgtgcaataatcatgctgtctaatcagcatcttgatgtcacacctgtgaggtggatggattatcgcgACAAAGGACAAGGGCTCACTAACAGACAAATTTAtgtacaatatttgagagaaaactgccttttgtgtccatagaaaaagaCTTCAATCttaagttcagctcatgaaaaaatgggagcaaaaaccagTGTTGAATGTAAAACTTTTAAGTGTATGTAGAtagatgagatatatatatatatatatatatatatatatatatatatatatatatatatatatatatatatatatatatatatatatatatatatatatatatatatatatatatatatatatatatatatatatatatatatatatatatatatatatatatatatatatatatatatatatatatatatatatatatatatatatatatatatatatatttttttccccttgGACAGATTCTGTTGGAGTAAAAAAATTGCAACATGGCCAATTTGGGTGCAATCAGATCGGACTCTGCAATGCAAGTCACTGAATGCGTGGAAATCATCGGACCGCACTCTGACATCGGAGTCGggaccacacggggatctactgcgatcctcgtatggcactcggctcacgctgtgctgccagcgggagctgagtgtcatgcgagtcccactgcgactgaggtctgatcgcagctgcgggggacgggctgacgctgaggggcgggagggatttatctccctctctcctctgtagccagctattgccattctcgccctgcactcgcggtacaccggtataccgcgagtgcagtgtgatttttctctcaccccatagacttgaatgggtgcaagagaaacatgggtcgcattacacccgcagcatgctgcaatttttttctctgtccaatttagggctgagaaaatagctcatgtgcgctgacacacgggctaatattggtccgagtggaatacgatgttttatcgcattccactcgctccgattttcatgccgtgtgcctTAGGCCTAATCGACCCACTTAtctcagatgagagaatctgtGGTTGTTACCATGAGCCTTAATACAAAAAAACCCAGGTCCCAATTCATTCAAACGGCAATCACCCAGCTAAGCCCCCATTTTTGCAGAGCTTAGAGAAACTGATGTGAAAATGTCACAAGTAGCAACAGTCAGTTGCGTCAAttacaacttttcaaagcttttatgatCCTTTTttggtgtaaaagctttgatgaattgggcacATGGTCTCCTCATGCACCATTTCTGTGATGTCTGCGTTCTTTCAGCAGTCACGTGACATCTGCCGCCACTGATGAGCCTCAGAATAGATGGAGGCAGTGGGTCTGCGTTTGGCTAATTAGCTGCAATAGTCCTATGCCCTTCAGTAGACTGAAACAGACATCCAGGAGAGAGAGGTGTctgcccataagagctgacactctacaggagagaggtgtctgcccataagagctgacactctacaggagagaggtctctgcccattagagctgacactatacaggagagaggtctctgcccattagagctgacactatacaggagagaggtgtctgcccataagagctgacactctacaggagagaggtgtctgcccataagagctgacactctacaggagagaggtgtctgcccataagagctgacactctacaggagagaggtgtctgcccataagagctgacactctacaggagagaggtgtCTGCCCattagagctgacactatacaggagagaggtctctgcccattagagctgacactatacaggagagaggtctCTGCCCATTAgaactgacactctacaggagagaggtctCTGCCCATTAgaactgacactatacaggagagaggtctctgcccattagagctgacactatacaggagagaggtctctgcccattagagctgacactatacaggagagaggtctctgcccattagagctgacactatacaggagagaggtctCTGCCCATTAGAgcggacactatacaggagagaggtctctgcccattagagctgacactatacaggagagaggtctctgcccattagagctgacactatacaggagagaggtctctgcccattagagctgacactctacaggagagaggtctctgcccattagagctgacactatacaggagagaggtctctgcccattagagctgacactacaggagagaggtctctgcccattagagctgacactatacaggagagaggtctctgcccattagagctgacactatacaggagagaggtctctgcccattagagctgacactatacaggagagaggtctctgcccattagagctgacactatacaggagagaggtctctgcccattagagctgacactatacaggagagaggtctctgcccattagagctgacactatacaggagagaggtctctgcccattagagctgacactacaggagagaggtctctgcccattagagctgacactctacaggagaggtccTTGCCCTTATTGTGCCAACCAGTTTTAATCTCAATGGGGGAAGAGTTACAGTAAAAACGCTGAAAGATTTGACATGTTCcttgtttttatttaaaaaaaacaatgcaCCGGGGTctagaaaaaaaggaaaattttattTTTAGAAACTTCATTCATTTTGTTACAACTGTAAAACACTTTGCAAATTCCATGTGAATAGCtccgaaaaaatgcaccaaaaaaagtgTCAGTCTTTTAAATGCACGATGAGTAGTTTTCATTAAATCAAATCCACTGTTtgaaccattaggctatgtgcagacGTTCCCTTTTTttgtgacgctgcgtttttgtgcgtttttggccgctaaaaacgcacccgcggcaaaaaacgcatgcgtttttactgcgatttaatgcgtttttgatctctgcgtttttccaatgcattgcatgggggggaaaacgcagaaaaacgcaggaaagaattgacatgtgtttttttttgttttttttttttttttaaaaaaagctcaaACGCAGCTTAACCCCTgcgcgaccatggacggatatatccgtcatggagcatgtcccgttttcaacagctgacttgtgctttaaggggttaatggccgcgggtggaagcgattccacccgcggccattaaccccttaaatcttgctgccaaagtctggcagcaagatctaaatgcgcgcggccatgttttttacttaccgccgcccccaccggaagtcacgtgcgtgatcacgtgactatcggtggttgccatcgtagcacagggtcatgtgatgacgcctgcagctatgatgtttcactttcgttttccctcggcacggagcagagggaaaaagaaagtgactgaatctgctgtttacagctgtgtagctgtgatcggcagatagataatagcgatcggattgctgatcgctatagccccctagggggactagtaaaataaaaaaaaagttttaaaaaaataaaaaaaaccctaaagttcaaatcaccccctttcccccccattgaaaattaaagggttaaaaaaatatacacatatttggtatcgctgcgttcagaaatgcccgatcaaaatataaaatcaattaatctgattggtaaacggcgtagtggcaaaaaaattccaaacgccaaaattacgttttttggtcgcaagttttacgcaaaattcaataacagtcgatcaaaacgtagcatctgcgcaaaaatggtactattagaaacatcagctcgagaggcaaaaaataagcagtcactgagccatagatccccaaAAATAACactatgtgtttcggaaaatggcgcaaaacgtacgccacttttattggacaaacttgtgatttttttttaaccccttagatacaagtaaacctatacatgtttggtgtcaacaaactcgcaccgacctcaggcatcacacccacatatcagttttaccatatagtgaataaaacatcccaaaaactattgtgccatcacactttttttgcaatttttccgcatttggaatttttttgctgttttccagtacaccatatggtaaaactttatggtttcatttaaaagtacaactcgtcccgcaaaaaaacaagccctcatatggcaagattgacggaaaaataaaagttacggctctcggaagaaggggagcaaaaactgaaagtgccccggggctgaaggggttaaaaaaaaaagttgtgtgcggaagcagtcatgcagttttgaggccaaaaaagcacccgaaaaacgctcaaaaacgccgcgaaaaactcaGTGGGAAATTACCCTTAAATGCGTCTGATTTAAGCTACGTGGGAACGTGGCCGGTAATCACCAGCGCCACAAGCGGTCAGCCAAACTGCAGCGAGAACTCTTCAGCGTTCTCCTCTCGTAACACTACAACGCTCCGGCTGAACAGTATGCATACCTTATTTGAGGGCCAGCGTATTGTACAAACAGGCATTCACTTGTTAATATCATGTGGTGACAGCGCTGCTTTTTTTGGAAAGGAATGCAGTCTATACTACAAACagccctgttttttttttccttgcagctgGTTATATAGTATTGTGTAAAGTAATCACATGGATGTTCCAAGGTAGGGTTTCTCCACTACAATTACAGCCCTCCGCTTACTAATAAGAAATATTAACGCCCTTTCATTATTTCTGCGCTTAGGCCAGGTACATACATGGTGGAATTTTTCCGCCGCAGATCTTGCAGCTGTATCCGATGGTGTTACATGCGGATTGTGCTGCTGCTTTCACACTTATACATTGTAAAGAGCTTCTGCAGCATTTTCTCAAACATCTGGAGCAAACTACAGGTCTAAAAAGTTAAGATGGAGATTCTTCCAAAGGATGAAAGCAATAGTTGGCACTACAGACCTCCGCCCCTCTGATATCCCAACCACCGGTCCTCTGACCCTGCCACCTATTAGTGGCCGCAGTTAGGTATTTGGTGGTTGAGATGTCCTCCAACCCAGTCCCAGCAGAGAAGATCCAAGCCTCAAAGCTGGTACGATGTagcggttttttttttgtttttgtttttttttttaagatccttacttaaccctagaacgtgcaaccatagaaatctgccatagaaaacaagtaacctagcaggcctgcgaggccccaggtatgcgttctagggttaaaatggCTAAAATCACCTATACATTTCCCCTCGTGTTTACATTTTTGTTTTCTCCTCTGTGGATGGCATTTAGAACACCATACTCATTTTATTATACTATAATTGTCTACAGATATTTGTTGCAAACCTTGCACCCATGAATCCCCACATCTGAGCAtggatttaaagtgaacctgtcaggtgcaatatgcacccaggaccacgagcagttctgggtgtatattgctaatccctgcctaaccgtccctgtatctagaagcatagataaagagctctttGTAAAGTGTTTAAGATCCTTTATAAATATGGTAATGGCGTTcctttggctagttggcccccttagcatgttagcacactcctgggacgtgctaacatgctaatgaacgtgcAGGGTTAGCGGCATTGTCTGTGTCACCTCTGCCACCaccactggttttcggctcagtgcacatgatcagaacgtCCCCGGACTACCAGTCGTGCGCACTACACTAGTTTTGAAGCcaagacgtgtacacccggcttcatagtacacGTGACCGTAAGtccgtgacttctgatcatgcgcactgagccgaaatccagtgcggtggcagcagagagcggtgagatgGACCATACCtccgacgctgcacattcattagtatgcccacaggggcgtgcttacatgctaagggaagCGACGCCCTTGTGACtactccctggcctcattagcatatttataaaggatctttagaaatactttttctaaagatctctttatatatgctaccagatacagggaaagtttagcagggattagaaataagcacccagaactgctcttggttctgggtgcatattgcacctgacaggttccctttaatgtcttaaTTTATACGGTCTCTGTTCTCATGATAGATGGATCCAGACACCAATGAGTTGAGATTttcaaaaattattttattttattttttttttttcttcagtttttATTGTTGTTTGATCCTTTCGCCATCTCTTTCTGTCTGCAGGCTAATCACTGATCATGGGGGCATTTTTGGACAAACCTAAAACGGAGAAAcacaacgctcacggagccggaaaTAACTTGCGATATGGACTCAGCAGCATGCAGGGCTGGCGTGTGGAAATGGAAGATGCCCACACAGCCGTGGTGGGGATCCCTCATGGCCTGGAAGACTGGTCCTTTTTTGCGGTTTATGATGGCCACGCTGGATCCCGCGTTGCAAATTACTGCTCCTCGCACTTGTTAGAGCACATAACAGATAATGAAGACTTCAGGGCAGCTGAAATGCCGGGGTCCAACGTGGAACCCTCCGTAGAAAATGTTAAAAGTGGCATACGAACTGGATTTTTAAAAATTGACGAGTACATGCGCAACTTTGCCGATTTAAGGAATGGCATGGACAGAAGCGGCTCTACTGCGGTGGCAGTCCTTATTTCACCAAGCCATGTGTATTTCATCAACTGTGGGGATTCTAGGTCTGTATTGTATAGGAGCGGACAAGTTTGCTTTTCCACACAGGATCACAAACCTTGCAATCCAAGGGAGAAGGAAAGGATTCAGAATGCTGGAGGCAGCGTCATGATCCAGCGCGTGAATGGATCATTAGCAGTGTCTCGTGCCCTCGGGGACTATGACTACAAATGTGTCGATGGCAAAGGCCCCACCGAGCAGCTTGTCTCTCCCGAGCCTGAGGTGTATGAGATCGTACGAGCAGAAGATGATGAGTTTATAATATTAGCTTGCGATGGCATTTGGGATGTCATGAGCAATGAAGAGCTTTGTGAGTTTGTCGACTATAGGCTTCAGCTAACAGATGACCTTGAGAAAGTGTGCAATTCTGTAGTGGACACCTGTTTACATAAGGTGAGTGAATCAAGAAACATAGTGCAATCCAGAAGAATTGTTTAGGCAATAGTGGCCCTAAATGGGCAAGTCtcattgtttttgtttttcttccaaTCTTGTCACTGTCTATTTGGTTGTTTAAAACTAGTGTCCCAAAAATGCTTATTGCCTGTCCATAGTATAGTTACTAAATGCATAATTGCTGTTgccccccccccctacccccaaCACAAGAACTAGGGTCCCAAAATACATTTGGATGAAGGACTGGTAGAAGTGTTCCCACATGGTGCTTTGTCCAGTGATCAAGTAGAGGAAAGAGCTGTGTGCCGTTAGTCAGTGAACAAGCTCTTAGAAAGTCTGACATCGGTACCATCAAACTCTCTACTGTGAGGATCAGCTGCCCAACACGGATAAGCCATAGCCCTCAGTCCGACTCATACCTATCAAAGCCTCTGAGAAGTTGGTgacaggttaaaggggttgtccagtactaggacaaccctttctgattcctCGTTTCCCCCAGGTTAGCCTATACTCACCTGCCGTACTGATGCCCTTCCAGCGGTGTCTGGGCTTTCTGTGCCGGGGCTCACGTGGAGTTGACGTCAAGGGGAGCCCCGCATCAAGTCAGCaacggcttccttctccccaccttcggaccaaactaggaatgaacaggaagtgagcccagccgcagcactcacttcctgttgatttgtTCTGTTTCTGAACAAAAGGAAATGTGAAAAAAAAGTGTTTCCAATATTTAGTCTTGCTCTCTTCATACTGCCCTCTAGATCCCATAGTCAGA is drawn from Anomaloglossus baeobatrachus isolate aAnoBae1 chromosome 3, aAnoBae1.hap1, whole genome shotgun sequence and contains these coding sequences:
- the PPM1B gene encoding protein phosphatase 1B isoform X1; the protein is MGAFLDKPKTEKHNAHGAGNNLRYGLSSMQGWRVEMEDAHTAVVGIPHGLEDWSFFAVYDGHAGSRVANYCSSHLLEHITDNEDFRAAEMPGSNVEPSVENVKSGIRTGFLKIDEYMRNFADLRNGMDRSGSTAVAVLISPSHVYFINCGDSRSVLYRSGQVCFSTQDHKPCNPREKERIQNAGGSVMIQRVNGSLAVSRALGDYDYKCVDGKGPTEQLVSPEPEVYEIVRAEDDEFIILACDGIWDVMSNEELCEFVDYRLQLTDDLEKVCNSVVDTCLHKGSRDNMSIVLVCFQNAPKVSDEAIKKDAELDKYLESRIEEIMTTAGEEGMPDLAHVMCILSAENIPHLPPGGGLAGKRSVIEDVYNRLNPHRETDGGSTGTEDNAANGKLVEALRELRINHRGNYRQLLEEMLSSYRLGKMQGEESSAGSPESPAPDSAASDTVTGGHSHVE
- the PPM1B gene encoding protein phosphatase 1B isoform X2 translates to MGAFLDKPKTEKHNAHGAGNNLRYGLSSMQGWRVEMEDAHTAVVGIPHGLEDWSFFAVYDGHAGSRVANYCSSHLLEHITDNEDFRAAEMPGSNVEPSVENVKSGIRTGFLKIDEYMRNFADLRNGMDRSGSTAVAVLISPSHVYFINCGDSRSVLYRSGQVCFSTQDHKPCNPREKERIQNAGGSVMIQRVNGSLAVSRALGDYDYKCVDGKGPTEQLVSPEPEVYEIVRAEDDEFIILACDGIWDVMSNEELCEFVDYRLQLTDDLEKVCNSVVDTCLHKGSRDNMSIVLVCFQNAPKVSDEAIKKDAELDKYLESRIEEIMTTAGEEGMPDLAHVMCILSAENIPHLPPGGGLAGKRSVIEDVYNRLNPHRETDGGAGDLEDPW